From Pseudomonas sp. FP2335, the proteins below share one genomic window:
- a CDS encoding Hpt domain-containing protein — MVDRHDYVALEWVKGDIAETLKQARSALDAFVETNDSAVIDQCLAGIHQVHGALQMVEFYGAALLAEEIEHLALAFQAGQVSQRDESVRLLQQALGQLPLYLDRVHSARRDLPLVVLPLLNDLRSARGESLLSETSLFSPQLLSIAPLPDDVLAQRAPPDLQEQLRQWHQLLQQALAGLLREDHGPSNLEDMARVFARLETLCQGAPLLPLWQVTSALVEGMLTGVIANSPALRSLLKASDKQLKRLLAQGIGGINQPAPDDLLKSLLFYVAKVTRPTPRMQSLKERYGLDEALPDSAVVDAERARLAGPDRNAMGSVLGALCEELVRVKERLDLFVRSDRQHTSDLDALLAPLRQIADTLAVLGFGQPRKVIIDQLAVVLSLAQGQREPNDAVLMDVAGALLYVEATLAGMVGTVEPESREESRLPTTDLTQIHQLVIRESCQCLRQAKELVIDCVEADWDSQRLESLPELLSQVRGALAMIPLPRAASLMRGCTHYVDEQLMVNEVPPSETELGHFADVISSLEYYLERMLQDPDADGERVLETATQGLAALGYLPAEKPWRQALAAPDGALTVDATPSQSQFDALANPTSRLNPPALQRPGSLLPPPADEEPIDDELREVFLEETDEVLDVLHRHLSNGADKAALGEMRRAFHTLKGSGRMVRALVLAELAWAVENLLNRVLERSVALGPDVQQVLDDAVALLPELIADFATDDQHQRDEVDALAARAHALASGAPAPAAEPHDPMLLEIFRNEVQSHLESLNHFLHQAAEHVPLQVSDELQRALHTLKGSAYMAGVLPIAELARPLDHLTREYKAHRLPLDLDEVELLLEAEGLFQRGLRHLDRDPLAPIKGAPDLIKRIQALLDHQLAALLDAPNTGLRIKRDPQLIANFLAQGMDILLDAETLLRRWQQHPGERQELTALLDELTTLGEGAHIADLHAIDELCEALLDLYGAVEESSLAVSERFFHEAELAHDALINMLDQLAAGQEINPVPTRLQALRELLDEALDPSATGLVKSDGSHALSIAELGAATAKLEHETAVDDEIVEIFLEEAVDILDSAGQSLKRWLLEPESSAPLSSLQRDLHTLKGGARMAEIGPVAELAHELEGLYEGLVDRRYSYSAELAQVLMASHERLALQLEELQHQQPLSDSAELVAKVRALRQSAPPPTAPQALESPGADPELLDIFLEEAADILDSSGSALLRWQAEPGNRQEVETLLRDLHTLKGGARMVEIGPIGDLAHELEFLYEGLSAGLLAPSAELFALLQGCHDRLAQMIDAVADGLPVGSVDKLIERIKSLVHPSNEPVLPVALPAGKAETVVDPAADMVKISADLLDDLVNLAGETSIFRGRIEQQVNDARIALSEVETTIERMRDQLRRLDTETQGRILSRQQAEAERLGYEEFDPLEMDRHSQLQQLSRALSESASDLLDLKDTLERRNSDAHDLLQQQARINTELQEGLMRTRMVPFERMLPRLKRIVRQVAGELGKDVEFIVGNAEGEMDRNVLERMAAPLEHMLRNAVDHGLESRDARLLAGKPEKGRITLDLTHEGGDIVFDMRDDGAGVPLEAVRRKAIKRGLLDPNQEISDRDVLQFILQPGFSTAEKITQISGRGVGMDVVHEEVRQLGGSMFIESTPGVGVHFRIRLPFTVSVNRALMVQCADDQYAIPLNTIEGLVRVLPHELAGHYQQDPPRYEYAGQRYELFYLGDLLHTVSRPKLLGQYQPVPVLLVQCNERRVAVHVDAMAGTREIVVKGLGPQFAGVQGLSGATILGDGRVVLIIDLLAHIRARQPALPAQAVDAPLVLNDPLKKRPLLVLVVDDSVTVRKVTSRLLERNGMNVLTAKDGIDAIAVLEEHTPDLMLLDIEMPRMDGFEVAIQVRNDPRLMRLPIIMITSRTGQKHRDRAMAIGVNDYLGKPYQESVLLESIAYWSKSHA, encoded by the coding sequence ATGGTTGATCGGCACGACTACGTGGCCCTCGAATGGGTCAAGGGCGACATTGCCGAAACCCTGAAACAGGCCCGTTCGGCGCTGGATGCGTTTGTCGAAACCAACGACAGCGCCGTCATCGACCAGTGCCTGGCCGGTATCCACCAGGTGCATGGCGCGCTGCAAATGGTCGAGTTCTACGGCGCGGCGCTGCTGGCCGAAGAGATCGAGCACCTGGCCTTGGCCTTCCAGGCCGGCCAGGTCAGCCAGCGCGACGAAAGCGTGCGCCTGCTGCAACAAGCCCTCGGCCAACTGCCGCTGTACCTTGACCGCGTGCACAGCGCCCGCCGCGACCTGCCGCTGGTGGTGTTGCCGTTGCTCAACGACCTGCGCAGTGCGCGGGGTGAAAGCCTGCTGTCGGAAACCAGCCTGTTCAGCCCGCAACTGCTGTCGATTGCGCCGCTGCCCGACGACGTGCTGGCCCAACGTGCGCCACCCGACCTGCAAGAACAACTGCGCCAGTGGCACCAACTGCTGCAACAAGCCCTTGCCGGGCTGCTGCGTGAAGACCACGGGCCCAGCAACCTGGAAGACATGGCACGGGTTTTCGCCCGCCTCGAAACGCTGTGCCAGGGCGCGCCGTTGTTGCCGCTGTGGCAAGTCACCTCGGCGCTGGTCGAAGGCATGCTCACCGGCGTGATCGCCAACAGCCCGGCACTGCGCAGCCTGCTCAAGGCCAGTGACAAGCAACTCAAGCGCCTGTTGGCCCAGGGCATCGGCGGGATCAACCAGCCGGCGCCGGATGACCTGCTCAAGAGCCTGCTGTTCTACGTGGCCAAGGTCACCCGGCCGACACCGCGCATGCAAAGCCTGAAGGAACGTTACGGTCTCGACGAAGCCTTGCCCGACAGTGCCGTGGTAGACGCCGAACGCGCACGGCTGGCCGGGCCGGATCGCAACGCCATGGGCTCGGTGCTCGGCGCCTTGTGCGAAGAGCTGGTGCGGGTCAAGGAGCGCCTCGACCTGTTCGTGCGCAGCGACCGCCAGCACACCAGCGACCTCGATGCGCTACTCGCACCACTGCGGCAGATCGCCGATACCCTGGCAGTGCTGGGCTTTGGCCAGCCGCGCAAAGTGATCATCGACCAACTCGCCGTGGTGCTGAGCCTGGCCCAGGGCCAGCGCGAACCCAACGACGCCGTGTTGATGGACGTCGCCGGTGCCTTGCTCTACGTCGAAGCCACGTTGGCGGGAATGGTCGGCACGGTCGAGCCGGAAAGCCGCGAGGAAAGCCGCCTGCCCACCACCGACCTGACCCAGATCCACCAGTTGGTGATCCGCGAGTCCTGCCAGTGCCTGCGCCAGGCCAAGGAACTGGTGATCGATTGCGTCGAAGCCGACTGGGACAGCCAGCGCCTGGAGTCTTTGCCGGAACTGCTCAGCCAGGTGCGCGGCGCGCTGGCGATGATCCCGCTGCCACGGGCGGCGAGCCTGATGCGCGGTTGCACCCATTACGTCGACGAACAGTTGATGGTCAACGAGGTGCCGCCGTCCGAAACCGAGCTGGGGCATTTTGCCGATGTGATCAGCAGCCTGGAGTACTACCTCGAACGCATGCTCCAGGACCCCGACGCCGATGGCGAACGGGTCCTGGAAACTGCCACCCAGGGCCTGGCGGCGCTGGGTTACCTGCCGGCGGAGAAACCCTGGCGCCAGGCGCTGGCGGCACCGGACGGCGCGTTGACGGTGGACGCCACGCCGAGCCAGTCGCAGTTCGATGCCCTGGCCAACCCCACGTCGCGGCTCAACCCGCCGGCGCTGCAACGCCCCGGCAGCCTGCTGCCGCCACCGGCCGACGAAGAACCGATCGACGATGAACTGCGCGAAGTGTTCCTCGAAGAAACCGATGAAGTCCTCGACGTGCTACACCGCCACCTGTCCAACGGCGCCGACAAGGCGGCTTTGGGCGAAATGCGCCGCGCCTTCCACACGCTCAAGGGCAGCGGGCGCATGGTGCGTGCGCTGGTATTGGCGGAGCTGGCCTGGGCCGTGGAAAACTTGCTCAACCGTGTGCTGGAACGCAGCGTGGCGCTGGGGCCCGACGTGCAACAGGTGCTGGACGACGCCGTCGCCCTGCTGCCGGAATTGATCGCCGACTTCGCGACTGACGACCAGCACCAACGCGATGAAGTCGACGCCCTGGCCGCCCGCGCTCACGCCCTGGCCAGCGGCGCGCCGGCACCTGCCGCCGAACCCCACGACCCGATGCTGCTGGAGATCTTCCGCAACGAGGTCCAAAGCCACCTGGAAAGCCTCAACCACTTCCTGCACCAGGCCGCCGAGCATGTGCCGCTGCAAGTCAGCGATGAACTGCAACGCGCCCTGCATACCCTCAAGGGCAGCGCCTATATGGCCGGCGTGTTGCCTATCGCCGAACTGGCGCGCCCGCTGGATCACCTGACCCGCGAGTACAAGGCCCATCGCCTGCCGCTGGACCTGGATGAGGTGGAGTTGCTGCTGGAAGCCGAGGGCCTGTTCCAGCGCGGCTTGCGCCACCTGGACCGCGACCCGCTGGCACCGATCAAAGGCGCGCCGGACCTGATCAAGCGCATCCAGGCCCTGCTCGATCATCAGTTGGCCGCGCTGCTCGATGCGCCGAACACCGGCCTGCGCATCAAGCGCGACCCACAATTGATCGCCAACTTCCTGGCCCAGGGCATGGACATCCTGCTCGATGCCGAAACCCTGCTGCGCCGCTGGCAACAGCACCCCGGCGAACGCCAGGAACTCACTGCGCTGCTTGACGAGCTGACCACGCTGGGGGAGGGCGCGCACATCGCCGACCTGCACGCCATTGACGAACTCTGCGAAGCGCTGCTTGATCTGTACGGCGCCGTGGAAGAGAGCAGCCTGGCGGTCAGCGAGCGCTTCTTCCACGAGGCCGAACTGGCCCATGACGCGCTGATCAACATGCTCGACCAACTGGCCGCCGGCCAGGAAATCAACCCGGTGCCCACCCGCCTGCAAGCCCTGCGCGAACTGCTGGACGAAGCCCTCGACCCGTCCGCCACTGGCCTGGTCAAGAGCGACGGCAGCCACGCGCTGAGCATCGCCGAACTGGGCGCCGCCACGGCGAAACTGGAACACGAGACGGCAGTGGACGACGAGATCGTCGAGATCTTCCTCGAAGAAGCCGTGGACATCCTCGACAGCGCCGGGCAGTCCCTCAAGCGCTGGCTGCTGGAGCCCGAGAGCAGCGCACCGTTGTCGTCACTGCAACGTGACCTGCACACCCTCAAGGGCGGTGCGCGCATGGCCGAAATCGGCCCGGTGGCCGAGCTGGCCCATGAGTTGGAAGGCCTCTACGAAGGCTTGGTAGACCGCCGCTACAGTTACTCCGCCGAGTTGGCCCAGGTGCTGATGGCCAGCCATGAACGGCTGGCCTTGCAACTGGAAGAACTGCAACACCAACAGCCCCTGAGCGACAGCGCCGAACTGGTGGCCAAGGTGCGTGCCTTGCGCCAAAGCGCGCCGCCGCCCACCGCGCCCCAGGCGCTGGAAAGCCCCGGCGCCGACCCTGAGTTGCTGGATATTTTCCTCGAAGAAGCCGCCGATATTCTCGACAGTTCCGGCAGTGCCTTGCTGCGCTGGCAGGCCGAGCCAGGCAACCGCCAGGAAGTCGAAACCCTGCTGCGCGACCTGCATACCCTCAAGGGCGGCGCGCGCATGGTCGAGATCGGCCCGATTGGCGATTTGGCCCACGAGCTGGAGTTTCTTTACGAAGGCTTGTCGGCCGGTTTGCTCGCGCCGTCGGCGGAACTGTTCGCGCTGCTGCAAGGTTGTCACGACCGTTTGGCGCAGATGATCGATGCGGTCGCGGACGGCTTGCCGGTGGGCTCGGTGGACAAACTCATCGAACGCATCAAAAGCCTGGTGCACCCGAGCAACGAGCCGGTGCTGCCGGTGGCGTTGCCGGCAGGCAAGGCCGAGACGGTGGTTGATCCCGCTGCCGACATGGTGAAGATTTCCGCCGACTTGCTGGATGACCTGGTCAACCTGGCCGGTGAAACCTCGATCTTCCGTGGGCGTATCGAGCAGCAGGTCAATGATGCGCGCATTGCCCTGAGCGAGGTGGAAACCACCATCGAGCGCATGCGCGACCAACTGCGGCGCCTCGACACCGAAACCCAGGGCCGTATCCTCAGCCGCCAGCAGGCCGAGGCCGAGCGCCTGGGTTATGAAGAGTTCGATCCGCTGGAAATGGACCGCCATTCGCAGTTGCAGCAACTGTCCCGCGCCTTGTCTGAATCGGCCTCCGACCTGCTCGACCTCAAGGACACCCTCGAGCGGCGCAACAGCGATGCCCACGATCTGTTGCAGCAACAGGCGCGCATCAACACCGAGTTGCAAGAAGGCCTGATGCGCACGCGCATGGTGCCGTTCGAGCGCATGTTGCCGCGGCTCAAGCGCATCGTGCGCCAGGTGGCGGGCGAGCTGGGCAAGGACGTCGAATTCATCGTCGGCAACGCCGAAGGCGAGATGGATCGCAACGTGCTGGAACGCATGGCGGCGCCGCTGGAACACATGCTGCGCAACGCCGTCGACCACGGCCTGGAGTCCCGTGATGCGCGCCTGCTGGCGGGTAAGCCGGAGAAGGGTCGCATTACCCTGGACCTGACCCACGAAGGCGGTGACATCGTTTTCGACATGCGCGACGACGGCGCCGGTGTGCCGCTCGAAGCGGTGCGGCGCAAGGCGATCAAGCGTGGCCTGCTCGACCCCAACCAGGAGATCAGCGACCGCGACGTGTTGCAGTTCATCCTGCAACCGGGTTTTTCCACGGCGGAAAAGATCACCCAGATTTCCGGGCGCGGCGTGGGCATGGACGTGGTGCATGAAGAAGTGCGCCAGCTCGGTGGCTCGATGTTTATTGAGTCGACGCCGGGTGTCGGCGTGCACTTTCGCATTCGCCTGCCGTTTACCGTGTCGGTCAACCGGGCGCTGATGGTGCAGTGTGCGGACGATCAATACGCGATCCCGCTCAACACCATCGAGGGCCTGGTGCGGGTGCTGCCCCACGAGCTGGCCGGGCACTATCAGCAAGATCCGCCGCGTTATGAATACGCCGGCCAGCGCTACGAACTGTTTTACCTGGGCGACCTGCTGCACACCGTCAGCCGTCCCAAGCTGCTTGGCCAATACCAGCCGGTGCCGGTGCTGTTGGTGCAATGCAATGAACGGCGGGTGGCGGTGCATGTGGATGCCATGGCCGGCACGCGGGAGATTGTGGTCAAGGGCCTGGGCCCGCAGTTTGCCGGGGTACAGGGCTTGTCCGGCGCGACCATCCTCGGCGATGGCCGCGTGGTGCTGATCATCGACTTGCTCGCGCACATCCGTGCCCGCCAACCGGCCTTGCCGGCGCAGGCAGTGGACGCGCCGCTGGTGCTCAACGACCCGCTGAAAAAACGCCCGCTGCTGGTGCTGGTGGTGGACGATTCGGTCACCGTACGCAAAGTCACCAGCCGCCTGCTGGAGCGCAATGGCATGAACGTCCTGACCGCCAAAGACGGCATCGACGCCATCGCCGTGCTTGAAGAACACACCCCGGACCTGATGCTGCTCGACATCGAAATGCCGCGCATGGACGGCTTCGAAGTGGCGATCCAGGTGCGCAACGACCCGCGCCTGATGCGCCTGCCGATCATCATGATCACCTCACGCACCGGCCAGAAACACCGCGACCGCGCCATGGCCATCGGCGTCAACGACTACCTCGGCAAGCCGTACCAAGAGTCGGTGCTGCTGGAAAGCATCGCCTACTGGAGCAAGTCCCATGCTTGA
- a CDS encoding methyl-accepting chemotaxis protein: MTTATTPKPQAASHSRSQIIVLFIALIVFIMLLFANFAYLNTQSTYDKQYIGHAGELRVLSQRIAKNATEAAAGKAAAFKLLGEARNDFAQRWGYLKKGDPQTGLPAAPSAVRAEMRAVQTDWEALLKNTDAILASEQTVLSLHQVAATLAETVPQLQMESEKVVDILLQRGAPASQVALAQRQSLLAERILGAVNTVLAGDETAVQAADAFGRDANRFGQVLNGMLQGNAGLRITQVEDRDARARLAEIAELFEFVSGSVDEILETSPQLFQVRASASNIFNLSQTLLDEASHLATGFENLASGRTFDTIGGYVLGLLALASIILIGLVMVRETNRQLHETAEKNERNQNAIMRLLDEIEDLADGDLTVTASVTEDFTGTIADSINYSVDQLRDLVATINLTAGQVAGAVQDTQATAMHLAQASEHQAQQIAEASTAINQMAQSIDQVSANAAESSAVAERSVEIANKGNEVVHNTIHGMDNIREQIQDTAKRIKRLGESSQEIGDIVSLIDDIADQTNILALNAAIQASMAGDAGRGFAVVADEVQRLAERSSAATRQIETLVRAIQADTNEAVISMEQTTTEVVRGARLAQDAGVALEEIEGVSKTLAALIQSISNAAQQQTSSAGQISLTMNVIQQITSQTSSGSTATAESIGNLAKMASQLRRSVSGFTLPPAKQVDD, translated from the coding sequence ATGACCACCGCTACCACGCCCAAACCCCAGGCCGCCTCGCACAGCCGCTCACAGATCATCGTGCTGTTTATCGCGCTGATCGTGTTCATCATGCTGCTGTTTGCCAACTTCGCCTACCTCAACACCCAGTCCACCTACGACAAGCAGTACATCGGCCACGCCGGTGAATTGCGCGTGTTGTCCCAGCGCATCGCCAAGAACGCCACCGAAGCCGCCGCCGGTAAAGCCGCCGCGTTCAAGCTGCTCGGCGAGGCGCGCAACGACTTCGCCCAGCGTTGGGGCTACCTGAAAAAAGGCGACCCGCAAACCGGCCTGCCCGCCGCCCCCAGCGCGGTGCGCGCCGAGATGCGTGCGGTGCAGACCGACTGGGAAGCGCTGCTGAAGAACACCGACGCGATCCTCGCCAGCGAACAGACCGTGCTGTCCCTGCACCAGGTGGCCGCGACCCTCGCCGAAACCGTGCCGCAATTGCAGATGGAGTCGGAAAAAGTCGTCGACATCCTGTTGCAACGCGGCGCCCCGGCCAGCCAGGTGGCGCTGGCCCAGCGCCAATCGCTGCTCGCCGAACGCATCCTCGGTGCGGTCAACACCGTGCTCGCCGGCGACGAAACCGCCGTGCAGGCCGCCGATGCGTTTGGCCGTGATGCCAACCGCTTCGGCCAGGTGCTCAACGGCATGCTCCAGGGCAACGCCGGGCTGCGCATCACCCAGGTCGAGGACCGCGACGCCCGTGCGCGGCTGGCGGAGATTGCGGAGCTGTTCGAGTTTGTCTCCGGCTCCGTGGATGAAATCCTCGAAACCTCGCCGCAACTGTTCCAGGTGCGTGCGTCGGCGAGCAACATCTTCAACCTCTCGCAAACCCTGCTCGATGAAGCCTCGCACCTGGCCACCGGGTTTGAAAACCTCGCCAGCGGGCGCACCTTCGATACCATCGGCGGCTACGTGCTGGGCTTGCTGGCGCTGGCTTCGATCATCCTGATCGGCCTGGTGATGGTGCGCGAGACCAATCGCCAACTGCACGAAACCGCCGAGAAGAACGAGCGCAACCAGAACGCGATCATGCGCCTGCTCGATGAAATCGAAGACCTCGCCGACGGCGACCTCACCGTGACCGCCTCGGTGACCGAAGACTTCACCGGCACCATCGCCGACTCGATCAACTATTCGGTCGACCAGTTGCGCGACCTGGTCGCCACCATCAACCTCACCGCCGGCCAGGTCGCGGGCGCAGTGCAGGACACCCAGGCTACCGCCATGCACCTGGCCCAGGCCTCGGAGCATCAGGCCCAGCAGATCGCCGAAGCGTCCACCGCGATCAACCAGATGGCCCAGTCCATCGACCAGGTTTCGGCCAACGCCGCCGAATCTTCGGCGGTGGCGGAGCGCTCGGTGGAAATCGCCAACAAAGGCAACGAGGTGGTGCACAACACCATCCACGGCATGGACAACATCCGCGAGCAGATCCAGGACACCGCCAAGCGCATCAAGCGCCTGGGCGAGTCGTCCCAGGAAATTGGCGACATCGTCAGCCTGATCGACGACATCGCCGACCAGACCAACATCCTCGCGCTCAACGCGGCGATCCAGGCGAGCATGGCCGGGGATGCCGGGCGTGGTTTCGCGGTGGTCGCCGATGAAGTGCAACGCCTGGCCGAACGTTCCTCGGCGGCGACGCGGCAGATCGAAACCCTGGTGCGCGCCATTCAGGCCGACACCAACGAAGCCGTGATCTCCATGGAGCAGACCACCACCGAAGTGGTACGCGGCGCGCGGCTGGCGCAAGACGCTGGGGTGGCGCTGGAAGAGATCGAAGGCGTGTCGAAAACCCTGGCGGCGCTGATCCAGAGCATCTCCAATGCGGCGCAGCAACAGACGTCTTCGGCGGGGCAGATTTCGCTGACCATGAACGTGATCCAGCAGATCACCAGCCAGACGTCTTCGGGCTCGACCGCGACCGCCGAGAGCATCGGCAATTTGGCGAAAATGGCCAGCCAGTTGCGCAGGTCGGTGTCGGGGTTCACCCTCCCGCCCGCCAAGCAGGTGGATGATTGA
- a CDS encoding chemotaxis protein CheW: protein MTESQTAFELLLDIDRRCRLLAADLPSQETRQQGWSGIGFRVGAHWFVAPMGEVAEVLHEPRCTLMPGVKTWVKGVANLRGRLLPVMDLGGFLGQALSKASKQRRVLVVEYNDLFVGLLVDEVVGMQHFAQDALRVNVTPGAPFIQGQFDGDQPWQVFSPFALAQAPGFMDVAA, encoded by the coding sequence ATGACCGAGTCGCAAACCGCCTTCGAGCTGTTGCTGGACATCGACCGCCGCTGCCGCCTGCTGGCTGCCGACCTGCCGTCCCAGGAAACCCGGCAGCAGGGTTGGAGCGGCATCGGCTTTCGCGTGGGCGCGCACTGGTTCGTCGCGCCCATGGGCGAAGTCGCCGAAGTCCTGCATGAGCCGCGCTGCACTTTAATGCCCGGGGTCAAGACCTGGGTCAAGGGCGTGGCTAATCTGCGTGGACGCTTGTTGCCGGTGATGGACCTCGGTGGGTTCCTCGGCCAGGCGCTGTCCAAGGCGAGCAAGCAACGGCGCGTACTGGTGGTGGAATACAACGACCTGTTTGTCGGGCTGTTGGTGGACGAGGTGGTGGGCATGCAGCATTTCGCACAAGACGCATTGCGGGTGAACGTCACCCCCGGCGCGCCGTTTATCCAGGGCCAGTTCGACGGCGATCAGCCATGGCAGGTCTTCAGCCCCTTCGCCTTGGCCCAGGCCCCTGGCTTCATGGATGTCGCCGCATGA
- the pilH gene encoding twitching motility response regulator PilH gives MARVLIVDDSPTEMYKLTGMLEKHGHEVLKAENGADGVALARQEKPDAVLMDIVMPGLNGFQATRQLSKEPETNGIPIIIITTKDQETDKIWGARQGAKDYLTKPVDEDTLIATLNKVLAG, from the coding sequence ATGGCACGTGTTCTGATCGTCGACGATTCGCCGACTGAAATGTACAAATTGACCGGCATGCTGGAAAAGCATGGCCACGAAGTCCTCAAGGCCGAAAACGGCGCAGACGGCGTGGCCCTGGCCCGCCAGGAAAAACCCGATGCCGTTCTCATGGACATCGTGATGCCGGGCCTCAATGGCTTCCAGGCCACCCGCCAGCTGTCCAAGGAGCCGGAAACCAACGGCATCCCGATTATCATCATCACCACCAAGGATCAGGAAACCGACAAGATCTGGGGCGCGCGCCAGGGCGCCAAGGATTACCTTACCAAGCCGGTGGATGAAGACACCCTGATCGCCACCCTGAACAAGGTGTTGGCCGGCTGA
- the pilG gene encoding twitching motility response regulator PilG has translation MEQHSNALRVMVIDDSKTIRRTAETLLKNAGCEVITAIDGFDALARIVDHHPHIIFVDIMMPRLDGYQTCALVKNNPAFKSIPVIMLSSKDGLFDKAKGRIVGVDQFLTKPFSKEELLGAIKAYVPAFAAAEQAH, from the coding sequence ATGGAACAGCATTCCAACGCCTTGAGAGTGATGGTGATCGACGATTCAAAGACGATCCGCCGTACCGCCGAGACCCTGTTGAAGAACGCGGGGTGCGAGGTCATCACGGCCATCGACGGTTTCGATGCCCTGGCGCGGATTGTTGATCATCACCCGCACATTATTTTTGTCGACATCATGATGCCGCGCCTGGATGGCTACCAGACCTGCGCCCTGGTGAAGAACAACCCGGCGTTCAAGTCGATCCCGGTGATCATGCTGTCCTCCAAGGACGGCCTGTTCGACAAGGCCAAGGGGCGTATCGTCGGTGTCGATCAGTTTTTGACCAAGCCTTTCAGCAAGGAAGAACTGCTGGGCGCGATCAAGGCCTACGTGCCTGCCTTCGCCGCAGCAGAACAAGCACACTGA
- the gshB gene encoding glutathione synthase has protein sequence MSVRVGIVMDPIASISYKKDSSLAMLLAAQARGWTLFYMEQRDLYQGDGEARARMRPLQVFANPEKWFELGDETDSSLSDLDVILMRKDPPFDMEFVYSTYLLEQAERAGVLIVNKPQSLRDCNEKLFATLFPQCTPPTVVSRRADVLREFAAKHGDVILKPLDGMGGTSIFRHRAGDPNLSVILETLTALGTQQIMGQAYLPAIKDGDKRILMIDGEPVDYCLARIPAAGETRGNLAAGGRGEARPLSDKDRWIASQVGPTLREKGLLFVGLDVIGEHLTEINVTSPTCIREIDNAFGTNIGEMLMAAIDRKLQAK, from the coding sequence ATGAGCGTTCGCGTCGGCATTGTCATGGACCCTATCGCCAGCATTTCCTATAAAAAGGACAGCTCGCTGGCCATGCTCCTGGCCGCCCAGGCCCGCGGCTGGACCTTGTTCTATATGGAACAGCGCGACCTGTACCAGGGCGACGGCGAGGCCCGCGCGCGCATGCGCCCGCTGCAGGTGTTTGCCAACCCCGAGAAGTGGTTCGAACTGGGAGACGAAACCGACAGTTCCCTGAGCGACCTGGACGTGATCCTGATGCGCAAGGACCCGCCGTTCGACATGGAGTTCGTCTACTCCACCTACCTGCTGGAGCAGGCCGAACGCGCCGGTGTGTTGATCGTCAACAAACCGCAAAGCCTGCGCGACTGCAATGAAAAGCTGTTCGCCACCCTGTTCCCACAATGCACGCCGCCGACCGTGGTCAGCCGCCGTGCCGACGTGTTGCGTGAATTTGCCGCCAAGCACGGTGATGTAATCCTCAAGCCGCTGGATGGCATGGGGGGTACGTCGATCTTCCGTCACCGCGCCGGCGATCCGAACCTGTCGGTGATCCTGGAGACCCTGACCGCCCTGGGCACCCAGCAGATCATGGGCCAGGCTTACCTGCCGGCGATCAAGGACGGCGACAAGCGCATCCTGATGATCGACGGCGAGCCGGTGGATTACTGCCTGGCGCGGATCCCGGCAGCCGGCGAGACCCGTGGCAACCTGGCGGCCGGTGGACGTGGCGAAGCACGGCCGCTGTCGGACAAGGATCGTTGGATCGCCTCCCAAGTCGGACCAACCCTGCGGGAAAAAGGCCTGTTGTTTGTAGGCCTGGACGTGATCGGTGAGCACCTGACCGAAATCAACGTCACCAGCCCGACCTGCATCCGCGAGATCGACAACGCGTTCGGCACCAATATCGGCGAAATGCTGATGGCTGCCATCGATCGCAAGCTACAAGCCAAGTGA